The window TTGGAAGAATGTACGCATAATAATAATGTTCCATACGGCAACCGCATTTGGAATAATCATTACCCAGAACGTATTAATCATTCCTAAATCACGAATTAGTAAATAGGTTGGGATTAACCCTCCACTGAAAAACATCGTGAATACCATAAATGCCATAATAACGCCTTTTCCTTTTAACTCTCTACGTGATAAAGGATAGGCTGCACAAATGGTCATAACAATGTTCAATATCGTACCGAAAAATGTGTATTTTAAGGTATTAATAAAACCGTTAATAATGTCTTCGTTTTGGAACACTTTTTCATATGCACCAACAGTAAATTCTTTTGGCCATAACCACATTTCGCCTGAAATTACATACTCCGGATTACTAAATGATGCACTTAATACGAACAACAACGGATAAAGTACGACAAGTGTAACAATTGCTAAGAAAATATAATTAAACACTGTAAATGCTCGATCGCCTCTTGTTTCTCTCACATTCACCACCCCTTTACCATAAACTTGTGTCACTCACTTTTTTAGCTATCTTATTTACCATAATGAGAAGGATAAAGTTTATGATTGAGTTAAATAAGCCTACAGCCGCTGAAAAGCTGTACTGAGCTTCTAAAATCCCACTGCGATAAACAAATGTCGAAATAACGTCTGATGTCGACAAGTTCAAATCATTTTGCATTAAAAATACCTTTTCAAAACCTACCGCCATAACTGAACCCATATTTAAAATGAATAAAATGACAATTGTTGGCATAATCGCAGGTATATTAATATGAATGATACGTTTGAATTTGGAAGCACCATCAATCATTGCCGCTTCGTGCTGTGCTGGGTCAACTGCTGCTAATGCGGCAATGTAAATAATCGAACTCCAGCCCATTGTTTGCCATACGTCTGATAATACATAAATCGATTTAAACCATGACGGCTCTGTAATAAAGTCAATCGGTGTACCACCAAATAACATAATCACTTGGTTAATCATTCCATCTGATTTTAAGAACAATAGCAACATACCAACTACTACTACTGTTGATAAAAAGTGCGGTGCATAGATCACCGTCTGTACAAACTTTTTATAACGTAAACTTTTTACTTCATTTAATAATAAAGCAATAATAATTGGTACAGGGAATGCTACAAGTAACGTAAATACACCGATACCAATTGTATTTTTAATTAATCTCCAGAAATAATAACTATCATAGAAACGTTCAAAGTGCTTTAAACCTACCCATGGGCTATCAGCAATTCCTTTTGTTGCGATAAAATCTTTGAAAGCGATTTGCAAACCGTAAAGTGGATAGTAATGAAACACTACAAAGTAAAGAATGACAGGAACTAACAATAAATAGAGCTCCCAATTTTTCCTAAGGGCTTTTTTCCACTCTGCCCAGTGATTCTTCTTTTCTCTTTGCTTTTTATTGGAGATTTTTCTTTCCTTTGAAGAGCTTTTTTCCAAAGTTGGTTTATTCGCAAGCGTCATACTTACACCTCCTATTTATTTATGTGAAAGAATAGTAGACTCTTGAGAAATTTCAACAACTTTCCCTCCACTACGGAGTGATTCTGTTGCCGCACAACCAACTGCAACACTCATACGACCTGCAAATGGAGTAGTTAATGGCTCTTTATTGTAAAGAATTAGCTCCACAAAGTCTTGGGCAATTTTAGGGTCTGCCCCGCCATGACTTCCATCCTCTGGTTTCATTTCATATACAACATCGCTTAACTCTTCCCAAGAATTTGATTTGCGTGTTTTTAAGTAAATTTTATTGTTGACATCATCATTTTCAATACGACCTTTTGTACCTATAAATGTATAGTTTCTCGAATAATCTGGAGTGAAGTGACATTGTAAATAAGAAGCTTTAATACCGCCCTCTAGCTCCATAATAAGCATGTTATTATCTTCTACATCAATTTCTTCACGGAATGCACATTCTGTAAAAGTATGAGGAACGTATTCTGGACATGTTTTCTTTTGGTCGCAAGTTGGGCATGTTAACGTATTTGGTTTGTCACCACCGTAATAATCTAAGCTACCAAATGCAGAAACTTTTGTCGTATACTTACCAGAAAGCCAATGAATAACATCTAAATCATGTGACCCCTTTTGTAGTAAAAGAGATGTCGTATTTTTTGAGTTACCATGCCAATCATGATAGTAGAAGTATCCGCCAAAGCCTACGAAGTGACGTACCCATACAGCTTTTAAATCCCCGATAGCACCTGAATCGATTAAGCCTTTCATCGTTTGATACATGCTCATATAGCGCATATTGAAACCGACCATTAAATGCTTACCAGAGCTCTTCCAAGCATCTAGAATTCTATCACAGCCCTCTACTGTAATAGCTAAAGGCTTTTCAGCATAAACGTGCTTACCTGCTTCTAAACACGCAATAATATGTTCTTCGTGTAGGAAGTCTGGCGATAGAACAGCAATCGCATCAATATCGTCTCTCTTTAATAATTCCTTATAATCCTTCGTTAAAAATAAAGGAGTATCGAATTTTTCCTGGAATTTATTCAATCGCTCTTGAGAAATATCTGCTAAAGCAACAACCTCTGATTCTCCATCAGGCTTGTGCCAATAATGGGCTAATCCCCCTCTTAGTCCAGCCCCAATTACACCAATACGTACTTTCTTCATTGATTTTCCCCCTTTTAATGCACATCACTATCGTTTAAAGTAAACGGTTACATATTAGAAACCGCTCATCATACCAGTAACATCACAACCACACATTAACACGTTGTAGGTACAAGTTAGGTTAAACATTTTAACGAATATTGTGAAAATTACGTTTTTATTACTATATAATTCCAACTCTAAGCATGTCAATAAAAAAAATACGTACATTTTGTAGGAAATATTCTACTTATCTCTTACTTTTTATAGTTATCCCATTATAAAATTCAATATTTAAAGTATTTCAATTGCAACTTGACCTATTCGTTTAAAAGTTTCAAAATTAACCATTAATTTTATAATTTTAATAGTTATTTTAATTTTCTCGGTCGTTGTTTCCTTTTTTGTACGGTAATAATTAGGAGGTTTGAGTTATGAAATGACAAACAAATAAATGAGGAAAGTTGTTCGTGTTTGATCGTATGCAATGGTTCTTCATCTTAATCTTAGGTTGATTTCTATATCGTTTTATCATCCCCAATTTTCGGTGTTGGTCTAAAATTTATAACATTCCAAGTAAATAAACCAATTCATATTACCTACTATCACCTGCTCAATTCACAAAAGAATCGAGTCATTTGTACTGAATGAAATCTATCTTTTAGCACACCTAATATATGGTATTTAAATTTAGTTCCGTGGCACAAAAAAAACGCAAGCAGCACGATAATCTCGTCCGCTTGCATTTCCCCACTAATCATCCATACATATTCGGTTGTACGTCTTTTGGTATCGGGTTGCGATATGCATTTTTTGTTTGTGCATCAAGTTCCTGTTTAGCTTGAGCAATATAGTCCTTATTAGTAAAGAGCTCCACTGCAGTAGCTGCGAGTACTTTTCCTGCATAAAGCATACCTTTATGGCCTAAACTTGTTTTTCCTTGTGACACAAGCTGCCATGTGTGAAGCGGTGTACCTAACACAAAACATGTTGTGAAAAATTGCGCAGTTGGTACAACCCAGCTAACATCTGCTACATCTGTAGAACCTGCCATCGCATCTTGGCTTTTTTCGTAAGGTAGTACTTCCTCGTAAAATGGCGAAGCCAGCTGTTCTAATTGTAATTGGTCTGCTTGTGTACCTGCTAATCGCTTCATTTCTTCTTTTGCACTCATTAATTCTTGTTGCGTTATCGTACTCGTCATCTGCTTTGCATATGTTAGTTCTTCCTCACTATATTCAGGCAAACCAACATCATTGAGCTTATCAAAAATGATTTTATTAATCGTATCGTTTGGAATATAGTTTGAACAGGCTTTATCAAATTTAACAGTGACTTTTGTTTCTGTCATTAATGCAGCGCCCTCTGCAATTTTCAAAATACGCTTATAAATATCATCTACTTCAGCGATCGTTTTTGAACGGATTAAATACAATACTTCTGCTTGAGATTGTACGACATTGGGGGACATACCACCCGTATTCGTTACAGCATAATGAACCCTTGCTGTTGTCGGAATATGTTCACGTAAATAGTTCACACCTACGTTCATTAACTCCACAGCATCGAGAGCACTGCGTCCTAAATGTGGTGAATTCGCTGCATGGGCAGCAATACCTTCAAATTCAAAATATACTTGATAATTTGCTAATGATGAAAAACTAAAGACGCCTGTAAAAGAATTGGGATGCCATGTTAAGGCAATATCTACATCATCAAATATGCCTTCACGTACCATAAATGTTTTACCTGAGCCGCCTTCTTCTGCCGGGCAGCCATAATAACGGATTGTACCCTCAAACTCTCCTGCTGCAATTAAATCCTTTAACACAGCTACAGCAGCAATACCCGCTGTACCTAATAAGTTATGGCCACAACCATGTCCATTAGCACCTTCCACAATTGCTTCGCGAATAGGTGTTCCAGGTTTTTGGTTTAATCCGGGTAACGCATCATACTCTCCTAAAATACCGATAACTGGACCTTCTGTACCGTAGCTCGCTACAAAGGCTGTAGGGAGTCCACCTACCCCTATTTCTACTTTAAATCCAATTTTTTCAAGGTAGCCTGTCAGTAATTGCGCAGAGTCGTGCTCTTCAAAGCGTGTCTCTGCAATTCCCCAAATTTGATCCGCTAAAGTAATAATATCTTGTTCGTAATTGGTAAGTACTTCATTTATATTTTCAATTGTAGTGTTCATTTATATTATAGCTCCTCATATATTTGAAAGACGGTATTTAACCAAATTTCAATGGCTGATAACATATCATCTTCTTCAATATCGAAGCGCTCATGATGATGTCCCGCTGCTAAATTAGTACCGATAATCGAATAGCATGCCTGACCACCATTGTGCTGTACTTTTTGCATTAAAAATGTTGCATCTTCTGAGCCTGCTTTAAAGTTTCGGTATTCAATTACTTCTTCTATCGTTGTTTTCCGAGCAGCCTTCGCAAGAATATGTGCTAGTTTTGTATCTGAAGGAACGCTAATTGCGCGTCCTACTTTTTCAATAGTTGCTTCTATATTATATATTGCTGCGGCACCATGGATAATATGCTCTACTTGTTTTTCGTAAAATGCATTAATTTCAGTAGTTTCTCCTCGTATTTCCAATTGCATTTCCGCTATCGAAGGAATGATATTACGCCCTTCTCCTGCTCGGAGTATACCGACATTCACTCGTGAAACACCATCGCTATGTGGCGGCATACTATGCAATGCAAGTGTAGCCTGTGCACTCGCTAAAAGTGCATTTTTTCCTCGTTCTGGATATGCCCCTGCATGAGACGCTAAACCCGTAAATGTTACATTATACTTTGTAGATGCTAAAAATCCATCTGTCCCTGCAACGAAAGTGCCCTTAGGAATACCAGTACCTATATGCATAGCAAGTAAATACTGCACATCATCTAATAATGGTGAATCCACAATAGCATTCGCACCGCGCACACCTTCCTCTGCAGGCTGGAAAATGATCTTGATTTTCCCCACTAATTGATCTTTATGTTGCATCAGTTGCTGGGCAAAACCTAAACCAATTGTAGCGTGGCTATCATGACCACAAGCATGCATAAAACCTTTGTTTTTTGAACGAAAGCCTAGGTGCTGTGGGCTATGTTTTTTATCTTCTGACTCCGTTATAGGCAATGCATCTATATCTACTCGAAACGCAATAGTAGGCCCTTCTTTACCAGTATCAAGGGTCGCAATCACACCTGTATAACCGCCTACCATTTTCTCTAACCACTGCTGTGGTGCTCCATTTTGTTGCGCCCGTTCATAATACTCATCTAAAATTGTTTGTTCCGGGACGCCTAATCGTTCTCCTACAACGACTTCCTTCCCCACTTTTACATCGTATCCCCACTCATGCAAATAATTCGCAATAATTGATGATGTACGAAATTCCAACCAACCTACTTCTGGATATTGGTGGAAGTCACGACGCCAAGCAATTAATGTTTGTAAATAATCTTTATCTAGTTGGATCGACTTCATATTAAACACTCCTTTATTTTAATAAGTAATTTACGCCTGGACCAATCGGAATATTGAATATTACAAATACTAGAATTAATATAATCCATGCAAGTAAAAAGACCATCGTATATGGAATCATTAATGACATCAATGTACCGATACCTGCACGTTTGTTATATACTTGCATAAACCCTAGGATAATCGCGAAATAGGTGTTTAACGGTGTGACCATATTTGTTGAAGACTCACCTACACGGTATGCTAATTGAATAAACGCTGGATGATAACCAAGTACCATAAATGTCGGTACAAAAATCGGTGCTACTAACGACCATAATGCAGATCCACTAATAATAAATAAGCTTAGTATCGCTACAAGTAATACAAATAGAATGATCGCAAAGACATTTGTTAAATTGATCATCGTTAAAAAATCTGCTATGTGTACTGCCATCCAAGTTGCAATATTTGTCCAGTTAAAATAACCGATAAATTGAGCAATCATAAAAATTAAGACAATATAGCTCGACAGGTCTTTAATTGCTAGTGCCATAATTTCAGGTACATCAGCTGTTTTTGTAATCATTTTTATCGATACGCCGTATGTAATACCTGTAACTAGGAAGAACATAAATAATATTGGAATGATACCCGATAAAAATGGTGAACGTAACATAGTTCCATCATCATTTAATAGCGGTGAATTCGGGATCATCATGAGTACTACAATTGCACCAATATACAGCAATGCAACAATACCTGTATTGCGTAGTGCACGGTTTTCTAAAGCTGTTAACGCCGTGGACTCCGCTACTTTCTCTCCCGTATACTTTCCTAAGCGCGGCTCAACAAACTTTTCTGTTACAACAGCACCTAAAAATGCTAGTAAAAATGTAGAAGCACTCATGAAAAACCAGTTATCTAAAGGTGAAACAACCATATCTGGAATAATCG is drawn from Solibacillus sp. R5-41 and contains these coding sequences:
- a CDS encoding carbohydrate ABC transporter permease, which codes for MRETRGDRAFTVFNYIFLAIVTLVVLYPLLFVLSASFSNPEYVISGEMWLWPKEFTVGAYEKVFQNEDIINGFINTLKYTFFGTILNIVMTICAAYPLSRRELKGKGVIMAFMVFTMFFSGGLIPTYLLIRDLGMINTFWVMIIPNAVAVWNIIIMRTFFQSIPHELEESATIDGAGNFRILWSVVLPLSMPVMAVMVLFYAVGHWNSYFQALIYLQDQSKFPLQLILRQILIQGQVDDMVKSTSESLLEQKLSVEGLKYAVLIVANLPMLMLYPFLQKYFVKGVMIGSLKG
- a CDS encoding sugar ABC transporter permease; this encodes MTLANKPTLEKSSSKERKISNKKQREKKNHWAEWKKALRKNWELYLLLVPVILYFVVFHYYPLYGLQIAFKDFIATKGIADSPWVGLKHFERFYDSYYFWRLIKNTIGIGVFTLLVAFPVPIIIALLLNEVKSLRYKKFVQTVIYAPHFLSTVVVVGMLLLFLKSDGMINQVIMLFGGTPIDFITEPSWFKSIYVLSDVWQTMGWSSIIYIAALAAVDPAQHEAAMIDGASKFKRIIHINIPAIMPTIVILFILNMGSVMAVGFEKVFLMQNDLNLSTSDVISTFVYRSGILEAQYSFSAAVGLFNSIINFILLIMVNKIAKKVSDTSLW
- a CDS encoding Gfo/Idh/MocA family protein — protein: MKKVRIGVIGAGLRGGLAHYWHKPDGESEVVALADISQERLNKFQEKFDTPLFLTKDYKELLKRDDIDAIAVLSPDFLHEEHIIACLEAGKHVYAEKPLAITVEGCDRILDAWKSSGKHLMVGFNMRYMSMYQTMKGLIDSGAIGDLKAVWVRHFVGFGGYFYYHDWHGNSKNTTSLLLQKGSHDLDVIHWLSGKYTTKVSAFGSLDYYGGDKPNTLTCPTCDQKKTCPEYVPHTFTECAFREEIDVEDNNMLIMELEGGIKASYLQCHFTPDYSRNYTFIGTKGRIENDDVNNKIYLKTRKSNSWEELSDVVYEMKPEDGSHGGADPKIAQDFVELILYNKEPLTTPFAGRMSVAVGCAATESLRSGGKVVEISQESTILSHK
- a CDS encoding M20 family metallopeptidase, with product MNTTIENINEVLTNYEQDIITLADQIWGIAETRFEEHDSAQLLTGYLEKIGFKVEIGVGGLPTAFVASYGTEGPVIGILGEYDALPGLNQKPGTPIREAIVEGANGHGCGHNLLGTAGIAAVAVLKDLIAAGEFEGTIRYYGCPAEEGGSGKTFMVREGIFDDVDIALTWHPNSFTGVFSFSSLANYQVYFEFEGIAAHAANSPHLGRSALDAVELMNVGVNYLREHIPTTARVHYAVTNTGGMSPNVVQSQAEVLYLIRSKTIAEVDDIYKRILKIAEGAALMTETKVTVKFDKACSNYIPNDTINKIIFDKLNDVGLPEYSEEELTYAKQMTSTITQQELMSAKEEMKRLAGTQADQLQLEQLASPFYEEVLPYEKSQDAMAGSTDVADVSWVVPTAQFFTTCFVLGTPLHTWQLVSQGKTSLGHKGMLYAGKVLAATAVELFTNKDYIAQAKQELDAQTKNAYRNPIPKDVQPNMYG
- a CDS encoding amidohydrolase, which produces MKSIQLDKDYLQTLIAWRRDFHQYPEVGWLEFRTSSIIANYLHEWGYDVKVGKEVVVGERLGVPEQTILDEYYERAQQNGAPQQWLEKMVGGYTGVIATLDTGKEGPTIAFRVDIDALPITESEDKKHSPQHLGFRSKNKGFMHACGHDSHATIGLGFAQQLMQHKDQLVGKIKIIFQPAEEGVRGANAIVDSPLLDDVQYLLAMHIGTGIPKGTFVAGTDGFLASTKYNVTFTGLASHAGAYPERGKNALLASAQATLALHSMPPHSDGVSRVNVGILRAGEGRNIIPSIAEMQLEIRGETTEINAFYEKQVEHIIHGAAAIYNIEATIEKVGRAISVPSDTKLAHILAKAARKTTIEEVIEYRNFKAGSEDATFLMQKVQHNGGQACYSIIGTNLAAGHHHERFDIEEDDMLSAIEIWLNTVFQIYEEL
- a CDS encoding AbgT family transporter — encoded protein: MNTNENLEMKNDGMFNKFLNVIEKVGNKLPHPFMLFFYLTCILVVISAILGTIQAAVIHPSTGEEVVVQNLLSKDGIRYILANTLTNFTGFAPLGLVLTMMLGIGLAERVGLFSALMTKAITKTPKRIVTFMVVFIGILGNVASDAAFVVIPPLAALVFLSLGRHPLAGLAAGLAGAGIGFTANILIAGTDALLSGISTEIAQTIIPDMVVSPLDNWFFMSASTFLLAFLGAVVTEKFVEPRLGKYTGEKVAESTALTALENRALRNTGIVALLYIGAIVVLMMIPNSPLLNDDGTMLRSPFLSGIIPILFMFFLVTGITYGVSIKMITKTADVPEIMALAIKDLSSYIVLIFMIAQFIGYFNWTNIATWMAVHIADFLTMINLTNVFAIILFVLLVAILSLFIISGSALWSLVAPIFVPTFMVLGYHPAFIQLAYRVGESSTNMVTPLNTYFAIILGFMQVYNKRAGIGTLMSLMIPYTMVFLLAWIILILVFVIFNIPIGPGVNYLLK